A region of the Mycoplasma capricolum subsp. capricolum ATCC 27343 genome:
TAATTTTTGATCTTGAATTCTAATGGTTGTTAGTATGTGCAACTGGTTTTCTTCAAGCAAATAAATAGAAGAACTAACATCTTGTGGATTTGAAATTTTAGTAGTTGATAAAATTACATTTTCAATTAATCTATTAATAACTTTTTTTTCTATTTGTAAATTACCTTTAGTATTTTTTTCTATATCTATATACATATAAATACCTCAAATAATTAAGCTCTTCCTACATATTTTCCATCACTACTTGAAACAATTATTTTAGTTCCTTGATTTACAAATAAAGGCACCATTATTTCTAAACCGGTTTCTAATACAGCTTTTTTTTGAGCTCCACTTGTAGTATCACCTTTAACAGCAGCTTCAGCTTCAACTACAGTTAGTTCAACTTTAACAGGAAGATCAATTCCTAATACTTCTCCTTCAAATTCAGTCATATTAATCATTAAACCATCAACTAAAAAGTTTCTTTCTCATTCTAATCTAGTCATTGGTATTTGAATTTGTTCATAAGTTTCAGTATTCATTAAATATGCATCATTTCCATCATTATATAAGTATTGCATTTCTTTTCTTTCGATCATTGCTTTATCAACTTTTTCACCACCTGTAAAAGTTAATTCTACTCTAGCACCAGTTCTCATATTTTTTGCTTTAACAGTTACTTTGCCTTGTTGTCTTCCTGTTTTTGAAAATGCTTGTTCTAATACTAAATAAATATTTCCATCATATATAAATGTTGTACCTGGGCGTAAATCGTTAACTGACATTATATTCTCCTATCTTTAAGCTAATTAAAAAAGCAAAATTCCTTATAATTATATCATTTATTTATAATTGCTTATTTGTTATTTTAAGCTTAGTCAAACTTATCGCTTATTTTTAAATCACTTAATTTATTTAAATAATAATTAGAAGCTAAAATCATTTT
Encoded here:
- a CDS encoding MMB_0454 family protein, with product MYIDIEKNTKGNLQIEKKVINRLIENVILSTTKISNPQDVSSSIYLLEENQLHILTTIRIQDQKLQDLNINEDKIFKAIDKIMNQTISIKPKNINISYIK
- the efp gene encoding elongation factor P, producing MSVNDLRPGTTFIYDGNIYLVLEQAFSKTGRQQGKVTVKAKNMRTGARVELTFTGGEKVDKAMIERKEMQYLYNDGNDAYLMNTETYEQIQIPMTRLEWERNFLVDGLMINMTEFEGEVLGIDLPVKVELTVVEAEAAVKGDTTSGAQKKAVLETGLEIMVPLFVNQGTKIIVSSSDGKYVGRA